The Fusobacterium periodonticum 1_1_41FAA genomic sequence TTACTTTAGATTGAAATTTAATTTTCAACATTCTCATTTTTTCTTATTAATTAAAATAAAAATAGAGGGATAAATTTCTTATCCCCCTTATTAATAGTACTATTTTCTGATACCTAATTTAGCTATTAAAGCTCTGTATCCTTCAAGATCTTTCTTAGTTAGGTAAGCAAGTAATCTTTTTCTTTGCCCAACCATTTTAAGTAATCCTAATCTTGAGTGAAAATCTTTCTTGTGCACTCTTAAGTGTTCTGTTAAGTGATTAATTTTTTCAGTAAGTAGAGCTATTTGAACCTCAGTAGATCCAGTATCTGCTTCTGATTTTCCAAATTCTTTAATAATTTCTGCCTTTGTTCTCATTTTATTCCTCCTAATATTTAATATCTAAGCTAAGTAATACATAGGCTAGTTGTAAAACCGAGCTTAAATTACCTGACTATTCTAACAAAAATATTTAAATATGTCAATATTTTAAATATGTTCGTTTTTCATTATGGCTTCAAATTCATCTCCCATAATAGTTTCTTTTTCAAGTAGTATTCTTGTAACTTCTTCTAATTTATCTCTATTTTCATTCAAAATACTCAATGCTTTTTGGTATCTTTCATTGATTATACTTCTTATTTCATCATCAATTTCTTTTCCTGTTTGTTCTGAATAATATTTACTTTGGAACATATCTCCTTCTCTTGTTCCATCTAGTAAAACTGGTCCAAATTTTTCACTCATACCTAATTTTGTTACCATTTGTTGAACCATTCCTGTTGCAACTTGTATGTCATTACTTGCTCCAGAAGTTATATTATCTTTACCAAAAACAATTTCTTCTGCTGCTCTTCCACCAAAGAATATAGCAATTTCATCCATAAAATATTTCTTAGAGTACACTAATTTTTGTTCTGCTGGAAGTGACAAAGTATATCCTCCTGCTTGTCCTCTTGGAATCATAGTTATTTTATGAACTTTATCTTCTCCACCTACAACAAAGTTTACAATAGCATGTCCTGATTCATGGTAAGCCACTATCTTTTTATCAGTATCTGAAACAACTCTTGATCTCTTTTCAGGTCCCATTTGAACTTTTTCAGATGCTTCTTCTAAGTCAGCCATAGTTATCTCAGATCTTCCTGCTCTTGCTGCTAAGATAGCTCCTTCATTTAGAATATTAGCTAAATCAGCCCCGGCCATTCCAGCTGTTTTCTTTGCAATAATTTTAAAGTCAACATCTGATGAAAACTTTTTATTTTTAGCATGAACTTTTAATATTTCTTCTCTACCTTTTACATCTGGCATATCAACAATGACTTGTCTATCAAATCTTCCAGGTCTTTTTAAAGCCTTATCCAATACATCTGCTCTGTTTGTTGCTGCCAAAACTATTATAGTTTCATCAGTACCAAACCCATCCATCTCAACAAGAAGTTGGTTTAGAGTTTGTTCTCTTTCATCATTTCCTCCACCTTGACCAGTACCTCTTTTTCTACCAACAGCATCTATTTCATCTATAAATACTATACAAGGTGCATTTTTTCTAGCTTTTCCAAATAAGTCTCTAACTCTTGAAGCTCCAACTCCAACGAACATTTCTACGAACTCAGATCCAGACATACTAAAGAATGGAACTTTAGCTTCTCCAGCTACTGCCTTTGCAAGTAAAGTTTTTCCTGTTCCTGGCTCCCCTAATAGAAGAACTCCCTTAGGAATCTTAGCTCCAATTTTCTTAAATTTTTCAGGCTCTTTTAAGAAATCTACAACTTCTTTTAATTCTTGTTTTGCTTCATCAATACCAGCAACATCAGCAAAAGTTACATCAGAAATATCTTCTCCATTTTCTTTTGCCTTAGATTTACCCATATTGAATATTTGTGGTCCTCCACCACCACTACCTTTACCCATTCTATTCATCATGAATACTAGTAGTCCTATCATTATTACATAAGGTAAAA encodes the following:
- the rpsO gene encoding 30S ribosomal protein S15 translates to MRTKAEIIKEFGKSEADTGSTEVQIALLTEKINHLTEHLRVHKKDFHSRLGLLKMVGQRKRLLAYLTKKDLEGYRALIAKLGIRK
- the ftsH gene encoding ATP-dependent zinc metalloprotease FtsH, whose protein sequence is MKDNQFEDEDLKNDSQIPENQENKINEEEKINEEVKQEEEKKEDKKEEEPKQEEPKPEENSEKEEEKQENKQEEDKKEEKRYNRREEEKKKVIGKAVRVNFNLKGLLMLVFIITLFAVAPKIMEEGKTQDYVDISYSDFIKNIESKKIGVVEEKDGYVYGYKANEVKYLDNKSNNSLKSKLGFDNKTGVQGLKARLITNRLGEDSNLVAVIKENGALIQSTEPPQPSLLLSIVLSLLPYVIMIGLLVFMMNRMGKGSGGGGPQIFNMGKSKAKENGEDISDVTFADVAGIDEAKQELKEVVDFLKEPEKFKKIGAKIPKGVLLLGEPGTGKTLLAKAVAGEAKVPFFSMSGSEFVEMFVGVGASRVRDLFGKARKNAPCIVFIDEIDAVGRKRGTGQGGGNDEREQTLNQLLVEMDGFGTDETIIVLAATNRADVLDKALKRPGRFDRQVIVDMPDVKGREEILKVHAKNKKFSSDVDFKIIAKKTAGMAGADLANILNEGAILAARAGRSEITMADLEEASEKVQMGPEKRSRVVSDTDKKIVAYHESGHAIVNFVVGGEDKVHKITMIPRGQAGGYTLSLPAEQKLVYSKKYFMDEIAIFFGGRAAEEIVFGKDNITSGASNDIQVATGMVQQMVTKLGMSEKFGPVLLDGTREGDMFQSKYYSEQTGKEIDDEIRSIINERYQKALSILNENRDKLEEVTRILLEKETIMGDEFEAIMKNEHI